In one window of Episyrphus balteatus chromosome 3, idEpiBalt1.1, whole genome shotgun sequence DNA:
- the LOC129914271 gene encoding neuronal PAS domain-containing protein 2 isoform X1: protein MSQLGTVYATKRRRRNGKSLKPPPKDGVTKSNPSKRHRERLNAELDLLASLLPFEQNILSKLDRLSILRLSVSYLRTKSYFQVVMHKDKEENGLMPHIHSHDAYRTRELGAFEHGLLDGDMFLQALNGFLMILTCEGEVFFATHSIESYLGFHQSDIVHQSVYELVHSEDREELQRQLLWNSFLPADMSSMQLADALAPDKTAFLERSFTVRFRCLLDNTSGFLRLDIRGRIKILHGQNRKTEEPPLALFAYCTPFGPPSLLEIPHKENMFKSKHKLDLSLVSMDQRGKMILGYSDSELINLGGYDLVHYDDLAYVASAHQELLKTGASGMIAYRYQKKDGEWQWLQTSSRLVYKNSKPDFVICTHRQLMDEEGRDLLGKRTMDFKVSYLDTGLASTYFSEADQLVVAPSGSPNSLPPPVTPTRPNRRYKTQLRDFLSTCRSKRKMQQTSPLGQVTSPAPVVEYIPDPAVAVAAAYSNLNPMYTTSPYASAADNLYMSPSVHSTNFYPVTENIFHQYRLQGVSGYYPDYHHHTAPPASYVTNGFLSYDGYTIAPKEDKWQESSKYYSGYSSGYGSPTSTPQISLKTPKSSPQVMEVVSCSSDGPSPVNPASSIPANSSTTNGVTPKVEMASHDPYERQTVLMWGTSGSRDATPRSPQDASPTSAAANGIYGDGQLVNGTGSGKDGKIPTPESYHLHQHPASDDAAMYAHHRIAADGSHIQSPHSHSAEALLHVASNQPVNHLSHPHATSHQHHHHSAVGATGHQHQHHHHMQQQSVVGAGSNGSEVWSPASYSQYSQYFTYHHHHHHHSATQHASTHSSSSNNNSNPSHHYPLRSNNSHSSEYTDVHHQPHPVHHHHPPHHHPDSNSSTNTTSTITTNNNNNNSSSNNNNNSSSTTNTTSQSSHHPSSSQHQQPHHPHPLHPHPHHPRHAAAAAAVVAAAVATASGGTISQISPLTQLSHTHPVRSPINRTGVLCCPSLR from the exons TTGTTATGCATAAGGACAAAGAAGAGAATGGTCTAATGCCGCACATCCATTCACATGACGCGTACCGGACTCGAGAGCTTGGAGCCTTTGAACATGGTCTTCTCGATGGTGATATGTTCCTTCAG GCATTAAATGGATTTCTAATGATCCTTACATGCGAGGGGGAGGTTTTCTTTGCAACGCACAGCATAGAAAGTTACTTGGGTTTCCATCAA TCCGACATCGTTCATCAATCAGTATACGAGCTAGTTCATTCCGAAGATCGTGAAGAACTCCAACGCCAATTACTGTGGAACTCCTTTCTACCCGCCGATATGTCCAGTATGCAATTGGCTGATGCTTTAGCTCCAGACAAAACAGCATTTCTCGAGCGAAGTTTTACCGTGCGCTTCCGATGTCTATTGGACAACACTTCCGGTTTCCTGCGTCTTGACATACGTGGTCGAATAAAAATTCTTCACGGTCAAAATCGCAAGACCGAAGAACCTCCCTTAGCACTATTTGCCTATTGTACACCATTTGGACCGCCAAGTCTGTTAGAAATTCCTCATAAGGAAAATATGTTTAAGTCAAAGCATAAGCTTGATCTGTCGCTGGTTTCGATGGATCAAAG AGGAAAGATGATATTGGGTTATTCCGATTCAGAACTGATAAATTTGGGTGGTTATGATTTGGTGCATTATGATGATCTGGCATATGTTGCAAGTGCACATCAAGAAT TGTTGAAGACGGGAGCCTCTGGAATGATTGCATATCGTTACCAAAAGAAAGATGGCGAATGGCAGTGGCTTCAAACAAG TTCCCGTTTGGTCTATAAGAATTCCAAGCCAGATTTTGTGATCTGTACTCATCGCCAGCTAATGGACGAAGAGGGAAGGGATCTTTTGGGCAAGAGAACAATGGATTTTAAAGTGAGTTACTTGGACACTGGACTGGCGTCGACGTATTTTTCGGAAGCTGATCAGTTGGTAGTAGCTCCAAGCGGATCACCGAATTCTCTTCCACCTCCTGTAACACCAACGAGGCCCAATCGGCGGTATAAAACTCAGCTTCGGGATTTTCTATCAACATGTAGGTCGAAACGCAAAATGCAACAGACATCTCCACTTGGACAG GTAACTTCACCAGCTCCAGTTGTTGAATACATTCCCGATCCAGCTGTAGCTGTCGCTGCTGCTTACTCCAATCTCAATCCAATGTACACCACTTCGCCATATGCGTCTGCAGCTGACAATCTTTACATGAGTCCTTCGGTGCACTCAACAAACTTCTATCCAGTTACCGAAAACATCTTCCATCAATACCGGCTACAAGGTGTTAGTGGGTATTACCCCGACTATCATCATCACACAGCACCCCCAGCTTCCTATGTTACAAATGGTTTCCTATCCTACGATGGCTACACAATCGCCCCCAAAGAAGACAAATGGCAGGAATCTAGTAAATATTACAGTGGCTATAGCAGTGGCTATGGAAGTCCGACCTCAACACCACAG ATATCACTGAAAACGCCAAAATCTTCCCCTCAAGTTATGGAGGTAGTATCCTGTTCGTCGGATGGTCCGTCGCCAGTTAATCCCGCTTCATCGATTCCGGCCAACTCGAGCACCACGAATGGTGTAACACCGAAAGTTGAGATGGCCTCTCATGATCCTTACGAACGTCAAACGGTTCTAATGTGGGGTACAAGTGGCAGTCGTGATGCAACACCCCGTTCGCCGCAAGATGCTTCGCCAACATCAGCTGCTGCCAATGGAATCTATGGTGATGGACAATTGGTGAATGGAACTGGTTCGGGGAAGGATGGAAAAATTCCTACTCCAGAATCGTACCATCTTCACCAACATCCTGCGAGTGATGATGCAGCAATGTATGCTCATCATCGAATAGCTGCGGATGGTTCACACATACAATCACCGCATAGCCATTCAGCTGAGGCATTGCTTCATGTTGCATCTAATCAGCCAGTTAATCATTTGTCACATCCTCATGCCACCtcccatcaacatcatcatcatagtGCTGTTGGTGCGACGGGCCATCAGCATCAACATCACCATCATATGCAGCAGCAATCTGTTGTTGGAGCCGGTTCCAATGGCAGCGAGGTATGGAGTCCTGCGTCCTACTCGCAATATTCGCAGTATTTTACTTATCAccatcaccaccaccaccactcaGCCACTCAGCACGCTAGCACTCA CTCAtccagcagcaacaacaacagcaatccATCGCATCATTATCCTTTGCGCAGCAACAACAGCCACTCCAGCGAATACACGGATGTCCATCATCAGCCTCATCCAGTTCATCACCATCATCCACCACATCACCATCCGGACAGCAACAGCAGCACCAACACCACATCAACCAtcaccaccaacaacaacaacaacaacagcagcagcaacaacaacaacaacagcagcagcaccaCCAACACCACCTCGCAATCATCGCATCACCCATCATCATCGCAGCACCAGCAGCCGCACCACCCACATCCTCTACATCCTCATCCTCATCATCCTCGTCATGCGGCGGCGGCAGCAGCGGTGGTGGCGGCAGCAGTGGCCACAGCATCGGGAGGCACCATATCTCAAATATCACCGCTCACACAGCTCTCGCATACGCATCCAGTGCGTTCTCCGATCAACCGGACGGGAGTCCTTTGTTGTCCTTCTCTGAGGTGA
- the LOC129914271 gene encoding neuronal PAS domain-containing protein 2 isoform X2 yields the protein MTLKPPPKDGVTKSNPSKRHRERLNAELDLLASLLPFEQNILSKLDRLSILRLSVSYLRTKSYFQVVMHKDKEENGLMPHIHSHDAYRTRELGAFEHGLLDGDMFLQALNGFLMILTCEGEVFFATHSIESYLGFHQSDIVHQSVYELVHSEDREELQRQLLWNSFLPADMSSMQLADALAPDKTAFLERSFTVRFRCLLDNTSGFLRLDIRGRIKILHGQNRKTEEPPLALFAYCTPFGPPSLLEIPHKENMFKSKHKLDLSLVSMDQRGKMILGYSDSELINLGGYDLVHYDDLAYVASAHQELLKTGASGMIAYRYQKKDGEWQWLQTSSRLVYKNSKPDFVICTHRQLMDEEGRDLLGKRTMDFKVSYLDTGLASTYFSEADQLVVAPSGSPNSLPPPVTPTRPNRRYKTQLRDFLSTCRSKRKMQQTSPLGQVTSPAPVVEYIPDPAVAVAAAYSNLNPMYTTSPYASAADNLYMSPSVHSTNFYPVTENIFHQYRLQGVSGYYPDYHHHTAPPASYVTNGFLSYDGYTIAPKEDKWQESSKYYSGYSSGYGSPTSTPQISLKTPKSSPQVMEVVSCSSDGPSPVNPASSIPANSSTTNGVTPKVEMASHDPYERQTVLMWGTSGSRDATPRSPQDASPTSAAANGIYGDGQLVNGTGSGKDGKIPTPESYHLHQHPASDDAAMYAHHRIAADGSHIQSPHSHSAEALLHVASNQPVNHLSHPHATSHQHHHHSAVGATGHQHQHHHHMQQQSVVGAGSNGSEVWSPASYSQYSQYFTYHHHHHHHSATQHASTHSSSSNNNSNPSHHYPLRSNNSHSSEYTDVHHQPHPVHHHHPPHHHPDSNSSTNTTSTITTNNNNNNSSSNNNNNSSSTTNTTSQSSHHPSSSQHQQPHHPHPLHPHPHHPRHAAAAAAVVAAAVATASGGTISQISPLTQLSHTHPVRSPINRTGVLCCPSLR from the exons TTGTTATGCATAAGGACAAAGAAGAGAATGGTCTAATGCCGCACATCCATTCACATGACGCGTACCGGACTCGAGAGCTTGGAGCCTTTGAACATGGTCTTCTCGATGGTGATATGTTCCTTCAG GCATTAAATGGATTTCTAATGATCCTTACATGCGAGGGGGAGGTTTTCTTTGCAACGCACAGCATAGAAAGTTACTTGGGTTTCCATCAA TCCGACATCGTTCATCAATCAGTATACGAGCTAGTTCATTCCGAAGATCGTGAAGAACTCCAACGCCAATTACTGTGGAACTCCTTTCTACCCGCCGATATGTCCAGTATGCAATTGGCTGATGCTTTAGCTCCAGACAAAACAGCATTTCTCGAGCGAAGTTTTACCGTGCGCTTCCGATGTCTATTGGACAACACTTCCGGTTTCCTGCGTCTTGACATACGTGGTCGAATAAAAATTCTTCACGGTCAAAATCGCAAGACCGAAGAACCTCCCTTAGCACTATTTGCCTATTGTACACCATTTGGACCGCCAAGTCTGTTAGAAATTCCTCATAAGGAAAATATGTTTAAGTCAAAGCATAAGCTTGATCTGTCGCTGGTTTCGATGGATCAAAG AGGAAAGATGATATTGGGTTATTCCGATTCAGAACTGATAAATTTGGGTGGTTATGATTTGGTGCATTATGATGATCTGGCATATGTTGCAAGTGCACATCAAGAAT TGTTGAAGACGGGAGCCTCTGGAATGATTGCATATCGTTACCAAAAGAAAGATGGCGAATGGCAGTGGCTTCAAACAAG TTCCCGTTTGGTCTATAAGAATTCCAAGCCAGATTTTGTGATCTGTACTCATCGCCAGCTAATGGACGAAGAGGGAAGGGATCTTTTGGGCAAGAGAACAATGGATTTTAAAGTGAGTTACTTGGACACTGGACTGGCGTCGACGTATTTTTCGGAAGCTGATCAGTTGGTAGTAGCTCCAAGCGGATCACCGAATTCTCTTCCACCTCCTGTAACACCAACGAGGCCCAATCGGCGGTATAAAACTCAGCTTCGGGATTTTCTATCAACATGTAGGTCGAAACGCAAAATGCAACAGACATCTCCACTTGGACAG GTAACTTCACCAGCTCCAGTTGTTGAATACATTCCCGATCCAGCTGTAGCTGTCGCTGCTGCTTACTCCAATCTCAATCCAATGTACACCACTTCGCCATATGCGTCTGCAGCTGACAATCTTTACATGAGTCCTTCGGTGCACTCAACAAACTTCTATCCAGTTACCGAAAACATCTTCCATCAATACCGGCTACAAGGTGTTAGTGGGTATTACCCCGACTATCATCATCACACAGCACCCCCAGCTTCCTATGTTACAAATGGTTTCCTATCCTACGATGGCTACACAATCGCCCCCAAAGAAGACAAATGGCAGGAATCTAGTAAATATTACAGTGGCTATAGCAGTGGCTATGGAAGTCCGACCTCAACACCACAG ATATCACTGAAAACGCCAAAATCTTCCCCTCAAGTTATGGAGGTAGTATCCTGTTCGTCGGATGGTCCGTCGCCAGTTAATCCCGCTTCATCGATTCCGGCCAACTCGAGCACCACGAATGGTGTAACACCGAAAGTTGAGATGGCCTCTCATGATCCTTACGAACGTCAAACGGTTCTAATGTGGGGTACAAGTGGCAGTCGTGATGCAACACCCCGTTCGCCGCAAGATGCTTCGCCAACATCAGCTGCTGCCAATGGAATCTATGGTGATGGACAATTGGTGAATGGAACTGGTTCGGGGAAGGATGGAAAAATTCCTACTCCAGAATCGTACCATCTTCACCAACATCCTGCGAGTGATGATGCAGCAATGTATGCTCATCATCGAATAGCTGCGGATGGTTCACACATACAATCACCGCATAGCCATTCAGCTGAGGCATTGCTTCATGTTGCATCTAATCAGCCAGTTAATCATTTGTCACATCCTCATGCCACCtcccatcaacatcatcatcatagtGCTGTTGGTGCGACGGGCCATCAGCATCAACATCACCATCATATGCAGCAGCAATCTGTTGTTGGAGCCGGTTCCAATGGCAGCGAGGTATGGAGTCCTGCGTCCTACTCGCAATATTCGCAGTATTTTACTTATCAccatcaccaccaccaccactcaGCCACTCAGCACGCTAGCACTCA CTCAtccagcagcaacaacaacagcaatccATCGCATCATTATCCTTTGCGCAGCAACAACAGCCACTCCAGCGAATACACGGATGTCCATCATCAGCCTCATCCAGTTCATCACCATCATCCACCACATCACCATCCGGACAGCAACAGCAGCACCAACACCACATCAACCAtcaccaccaacaacaacaacaacaacagcagcagcaacaacaacaacaacagcagcagcaccaCCAACACCACCTCGCAATCATCGCATCACCCATCATCATCGCAGCACCAGCAGCCGCACCACCCACATCCTCTACATCCTCATCCTCATCATCCTCGTCATGCGGCGGCGGCAGCAGCGGTGGTGGCGGCAGCAGTGGCCACAGCATCGGGAGGCACCATATCTCAAATATCACCGCTCACACAGCTCTCGCATACGCATCCAGTGCGTTCTCCGATCAACCGGACGGGAGTCCTTTGTTGTCCTTCTCTGAGGTGA